The following nucleotide sequence is from Calditrichota bacterium.
CCGACGCTGTAGAGGTGCACCAACGCCGACACGAGCGTTACGACGACCAGCATCATCAGTGCGACATTATCGATGACGATACCGATCGCCAGGCGGTAATTCCCCCACCGCAGCCAGTCGAAACTCCATTCGACCCTAAACGCCGGGTCGTAGTGGCCTAACAAGCAGGTGAAGAAGAGATAGAGCGCACCTGCCAGTCCGCTCCAAATGGCAAGCAGGCTGACCCAATCGCCGCCTCGCGGAAGCCGCTTCCCCGCGAAGATGACGACTCCGAACGCTGCCAGCGGTGCCAGGAGGATGTAAAGTGAGAGCGGTATCATCAGCCCTTCATCAGCGAGGCTTTGTCAACTTCGGCTGTGGCTTGGAGCCGATAGAGATTCAGGAAGATCGCGAGCGCAACAGCGGCTTCAGCGGCAGCGATGATCATGATAAACAGTGCTGCCGCCTGCCCGTTCAGGTTGCCGCCGTTGAACCGGCTGAAGGCGACGAAGTTCAACCCGGCCGCGTTGAGGATCAATTCAACACCCATCAGGACCGAGACACCGTTCTTGCGGGTCATCATCGCCAACAGCCCCAGTATGAACAAAATGGCGGAGATGATCAGGTATGTGGTGAGGTGGTTCATAGCGCCAATTTTCACCACAAAGACCACAAAGTTCACGAAGGTATGGATAAATCTCTTGTGTTCTTTGTGCTCTTTGTGGTAGAGTTTAATCTTCCCTTCGGTAGAATCTTGCCAGCCGCATTGCACCGACCAGCGCCGCGAGCAGCAGCATCGACGCCACCTCGAACGGCACCAGATAGTCGGTGAGAAGTAGCCTCCCAAGCCCCTTTGCGGTGGGTTGTGCCCCCCCGGCGGCAAACGCCGCTTCCCCCCCGGTTACCGGGGGGGAACTAAGGGGGGGGAGACCTTTCCAATCCGTCCCGTATATCATTCCCACCAGCCCCGCCCCCAACAGCGCTGCCGGCACGAGCGCGATGAACCGCTGGTGGGTCTGCTGCGGGATGTCGAGCGACGTGATCTTTGCGGTCAGGAAGACGCCGAAGATGATCAGCGTCAGGATGCCTCCGACGTAGATCAGCACCTGCGACGCTGCCAGGAAGTCCGCGCACAGGTAGA
It contains:
- the nuoK gene encoding NADH-quinone oxidoreductase subunit NuoK, with amino-acid sequence MNHLTTYLIISAILFILGLLAMMTRKNGVSVLMGVELILNAAGLNFVAFSRFNGGNLNGQAAALFIMIIAAAEAAVALAIFLNLYRLQATAEVDKASLMKG
- a CDS encoding NADH-quinone oxidoreductase subunit J, with the translated sequence MEILKHIIFYLFVAMTIGSACVVVFHRRIIYSAFALLGTFFGVAALYLYLCADFLAASQVLIYVGGILTLIIFGVFLTAKITSLDIPQQTHQRFIALVPAALLGAGLVGMIYGTDWKGLPPLSSPPVTGGEAAFAAGGAQPTAKGLGRLLLTDYLVPFEVASMLLLAALVGAMRLARFYRRED
- a CDS encoding NADH-quinone oxidoreductase subunit L → MIPLSLYILLAPLAAFGVVIFAGKRLPRGGDWVSLLAIWSGLAGALYLFFTCLLGHYDPAFRVEWSFDWLRWGNYRLAIGIVIDNVALMMLVVVTLVSALVHLYSVGYMHGDPKYHRFFAFLSLFSFSMLGLVLADNLLIIYAFWELVGLSSYLL